One segment of Carya illinoinensis cultivar Pawnee chromosome 13, C.illinoinensisPawnee_v1, whole genome shotgun sequence DNA contains the following:
- the LOC122291127 gene encoding F-box protein At4g18380-like, which translates to MDSNQEDHFDRLPDAILLLICNKLLDAKTLIRCLSVSKRFASLIPQIDTVFLPLPRVVPDPKPGEGLPKKVFKVFVQNLVTKLVRFLQHIIFARHATNFKPDHFLYHSPYGVLKNFNGVKTLHLELPCIGCDMGFDSGDHSLRLLKWKAEFGQELKSCVILGATSFERKKLSSTNTGNEVRDEEEQECFQPYLAEEVLDLQIMWTISCLVSASVRHYLLKEIVAKCRTLQSVVVTDVSKQGKLCMAEEQLVELRNITMNSMGTSTERTPIPNSCIKLWYEPVMEFPASGIVMKGVTVMVIRPVNGGVTWGEGKSDGDLLVGDLDGKEDHEDKAVFREAVGEMVKRKTKFVMELSSF; encoded by the coding sequence ATGGATTCCAACCAAGAAGATCATTTTGATCGTCTTCCAGATGCAATTCTCCTCCTCATCTGCAATAAACTCCTTGACGCCAAGACCCTAATCAGATGCCTCTCAGTCTCAAAGCGTTTTGCTTCTCTTATTCCTCAAATTGACACtgtttttcttcccctccctcgtGTTGTACCTGATCCAAAACCCGGGGAGGGCTTACCCAAAAAAGTTTTCAAGGTTTTTGTGCAGAATTTGGTCACAAAACTCGTTCGATTTCTTCAACATATCATTTTTGCTAGACACGCTACAAACTTCAAGCCTGACCATTTCTTATACCATTCCCCTTATGGAGTTTTGAAAAACTTCAATGGAGTAAAGACTTTGCATTTAGAGCTACCTTGCATTGGCTGTGACATGGGATTTGACAGTGGTGATCATTCATTAAGATTGCTCAAGTGGAAAGCTGAATTTGGACAGGAGCTCAAGAGTTGCGTAATCCTTGGGGCAACATCTTTTGAAAGGAAGAAACTTTCATCAACGAACACTGGAAACGAAGTACgtgatgaagaagaacaagaatgTTTTCAACCATATTTAGCCGAAGAAGTGCTCGACTTACAAATAATGTGGACAATATCTTGCTTGGTATCTGCGTCCGTGAGGCACTACTTGTTGAAAGAGATTGTTGCAAAGTGCCGTACGCTTCAAAGCGTTGTTGTTACGGATGTAAGCAAGCAAGGGAAGCTTTGCATGGCGGAAGAACAGCTCGTTGAGCTGAGGAATATTACTATGAACTCGATGGGGACGTCGACGGAGAGGACTCCCATACCAAACTCGTGCATTAAGCTATGGTACGAGCCGGTAATGGAGTTTCCGGCATCCGGGATTGTCATGAAAGGAGTGACAGTTATGGTGATCAGGCCTGTTAATGGAGGGGTGACGTGGGGAGAAGGAAAAAGTGATGGTGATTTGTTGGTGGGTGATTTGGATGGAAAGGAGGATCATGAAGATAAGGCAGTTTTTAGGGAAGCTGTGGGAGAGATGGTGAAGAGGAAAACTAAGTTTGTGATGGAATTGAGTTCCTTTTGA
- the LOC122291862 gene encoding serine--glyoxylate aminotransferase-like — protein MDYVYGPGRNHLFVPGPVNIPEPVIRAMNRNNEDYRSPAIPALTKTLLEDVKKIFKTTSGTPFLIPTTGTGAWESALTNTLSPGDRIVSFLIGQFSLLWIDQQQRLNFNVDVIESEWGQGANLDILASKLAADTAHTIKAICIVHNETATGVTNNLAKVRKILDDYRHPALFLVDGVSSIGALDFRMDEWGIDVSITGSQKALSLPTGIGFVCASPKALEASKTAKSVRVFFDWKDYLKFYNMGTFWPYTPSIQLLYGLRAALDLIFEEGLDNVIARHSRLGKATRLAVEAWGLKNCTQKEEWFSDTVTAVLVPPYIDSSEIVRRGWKRYNLSLGLGLNKVAGKVFRIGHLGNLNELQLLGCLAGVEMILKDVGYPVKLGSGVGAACAYLQNNIPLIPSRI, from the exons ATGGACTATGTGTATGGACCAGGGAGGAACCATCTCTTTGTTCCGGGGCCAGTCAATATTCCGGAACCTGTCATTAGGGCTATGAATAGAAATAACGAGGATTACCGCTCTCCAGCTATCCCTGCATTGACAAAAACTCTGCTTGAGGATGTGAAGAAAATTTTCAAGACTACTAGTGGGACTCCATTTCTTATCCCCACCACAG GTACTGGTGCATGGGAGAGTGCACTTACCAACACGTTATCTCCAGGAGATCGGATTGTATCTTTCCTCATTGGTCAATTCAGTCTGCTCTGGATAGATCAGCAGCAGCGCCTTAACTTCAATGTTGATGTTATAGAAAGTGAATGGGGCCAAGGTGCCAACCTTGATATTCTGGCATCAAAACTTGCAGCAGATACTGCACACACCATAAAGGCAATTTGCATTGTTCACAATGAGACAGCAACGGGAGTTACTAACAACTTGGCAAAAGTGAGGAAAATCCTTG ATGACTACAGGCATCCGGCTCTCTTCCTTGTTGATGGAGTGTCTTCCATAGGTGCTCTCGAtttccgaatggatgaatgggGTATAGATGTTTCAATAACTGGATCTCAGaaagctctctctcttcccaCTGGGATTGGTTTTGTGTGTGCAAGCCCCAAAGCTCTAGAGGCATCTAAAACTGCAAAATCAGTTAGAGTTTTCTTTGACTGGAAGGACTACTTGAAGTTCTACAACATGGGAACATTTTGGCCATACACCCCTTCCATCCAGTTGTTGTATGGACTCAGAGCAGCTCTAGATCTCATATTTGAGGAAGGACTTGACAATGTGATTGCAAGGCATAGCCGTCTGGGCAAAGCAACAAG GCTTGCTGTGGAGGCTTGGGGCTTGAAGAACTGCACCCAAAAGGAGGAATGGTTCAGTGACACAGTGACTGCAGTTTTAGTTCCTCCCTATATTGATAGTTCGGAAATTGTTAGAAGGGGATGGAAGAGATACAATTTAAGCTTAGGTCTGGGCCTGAACAAAGTAGCTGGGAAGGTTTTCAGAATAGGGCATCTTGGAAATCTGAATGAG tTGCAATTATTGGGTTGTCTTGCTGGTGTGGAGATGATACTCAAGGATGTGGGCTACCCGGTTAAGCTAGGTAGTGGAGTAGGTGCAGCTTGTGCATACTTGCAGAACAACATCCCACTCATCCCTTCCAGGATTTAA